Proteins found in one Takifugu flavidus isolate HTHZ2018 chromosome 7, ASM371156v2, whole genome shotgun sequence genomic segment:
- the b3galt2 gene encoding beta-1,3-galactosyltransferase 2: protein MQWRRRHCCPIKMTIKRSLFRTHVAGLLSLALLFTLLLFFSQQDWLPGHSGPWENPLAYTVRGFRSPKGEANQSNSLRNLWRETGYAAPRPLLNLSSQQADGAAGEAAAGGARMGVMGLGDSMSANNSLRNEMGVGGRLSAQPYRYILNEPSKCRDSSPFLILLIAAEPSQADARNAIRHTWGNESTAMGLGFVRLFLLGSGKSSDTFLQSSIEAESRIYHDIIQQDYQDTYYNLTIKTLMGMNWVATYCPHASYVMKTDSDMFVNTEYLIQKLLKPELPPKKRYFTGYLMRGYAPNRNKDSKWYMPPELYPSERYPIFCSGTGYVFSGDMAELIYQASLSIRRLHLEDVYVGICLAKLRIDPVPPPNEFLFNHWRVSYSSCKYSHLITSHQFHPNELIKYWNHLQSNKHNACINMAKDKSGRYRHRKLNGERPP from the coding sequence ATGCAGTGGAGACGACGGCACTGTTGTCCCATCAAGATGACCATCAAGCGCTCGCTCTTCCGGACACACGTGGCGGGCCTCCTCTCACTGGCCCTCCTCTTCACCCTCCTCTTATTTTTCAGCCAGCAAGACTGGCTGCCAGGACACAGTGGGCCCTGGGAAAACCCACTGGCCTACACTGTCAGGGGCTTCCGGAGTCCCAAAGGAGAGGCCAACCAGAGCAACTCTCTGAGGAACCTCTGGAGGGAGACGGGGTACGCGGCGCCACGGCCTCTGCTCAACCTTAGCTCTCAGCAGGCAGACGGGGCAGCAGGGGAGGCAGCCGCAGGGGGGGCCAGGATGGGAGTAATGGGCCTTGGCGACTCCATGAGTGCCAATAACAGCTTACGTAATGAAatgggggttggggggaggcTCAGTGCTCAGCCCTACCGGTACATCCTGAATGAACCCTCCAAATGCAGGGACAGCTCCCCCTTCCTCATCCTGCTTATCGCAGCAGAGCCCAGCCAGGCTGACGCCCGCAACGCCATCCGCCACACCTGGGGGAACGAGAGCACGGCCATGGGCCTGGGCTTTGTCCGCCTCTTCCTGCTAGGCTCGGGAAAGAGCTCGGACACTTTCCTCCAAAGTAGCATCGAGGCGGAGAGCCGCATCTATCATGACATCATCCAGCAGGACTACCAAGACACCTACTACAACCTGACCATCAAAACCCTCATGGGTATGAACTGGGTGGCCACCTATTGCCCGCACGCCTCCTACGTGATGAAGACGGACAGCGACATGTTTGTCAACACGGAGTATCTCATCCAAAAGCTGCTGAAGCCAGAGCTGCCTCCCAAGAAGAGATACTTCACTGGCTACCTGATGAGGGGCTACGCGCCAAACCGAAACAAGGACAGCAAGTGGTACATGCCGCCAGAGCTGTACCCGAGCGAGCGCTACCCAATCTTCTGCTCAGGCACGGGGTACGTCTTCTCAGGGGACATGGCTGAGCTCATTTACCAGGCCTCCCTCAGCATACGCAGGCTGCATTTGGAAGACGTCTACGTGGGGATCTGCCTGGCAAAGCTGCGCATCGATCCGGTCCCACCACCCAACGAGTTCCTCTTCAACCACTGGCGGGTGTCCTACTCCAGCTGCAAGTACAGTCACCTGATCACATCGCATCAGTTCCACCCAAACGAGCTCATCAAGTACTGGAACCACTTGCAGAGTAATAAGCACAATGCCTGCATCAACATGGCCAAGGACAAAAGCGGCAGGTATAGACACAGAAAGCTTAATGGGGAGCGACCACCTTGA